Proteins encoded by one window of Streptomyces sp. NBC_01477:
- a CDS encoding DUF4240 domain-containing protein translates to MDETQFWEIVDSTREAAGGDPEDHADLLVERLAQLDPEAVIDFARHFETRFIRAFRWDLWGAADIMLGGADEESFDYFRCWLIGQGRHVFEGALHSPDDLAFLVADFDADADGDAEDLGYAADEAYEQLTAVRLPDLDLPHQDRPEGEPLDFDEESAMAARFPQLWSRFT, encoded by the coding sequence CGCGAGGCGGCGGGCGGCGATCCGGAGGACCATGCCGACCTGCTCGTCGAGCGTCTTGCCCAGCTCGACCCCGAAGCGGTGATCGACTTCGCGCGGCACTTCGAGACCCGCTTCATCCGGGCCTTCCGCTGGGACCTGTGGGGAGCCGCCGACATCATGCTCGGCGGGGCGGACGAGGAGTCCTTCGACTACTTCCGCTGCTGGCTCATCGGCCAGGGCCGGCACGTCTTCGAGGGCGCGCTGCACTCCCCCGACGACCTCGCCTTCCTCGTCGCGGACTTCGACGCGGACGCGGACGGGGACGCGGAGGATCTCGGCTATGCCGCGGATGAGGCGTACGAGCAGCTGACCGCTGTCCGGCTCCCCGATCTCGACCTCCCCCACCAGGACCGTCCCGAGGGCGAGCCCCTCGACTTCGACGAGGAGTCCGCGATGGCCGCGCGCTTCCCCCAACTCTGGTCCCGCTTCACCTGA